A genomic stretch from Bradyrhizobium quebecense includes:
- the tnpC gene encoding IS66 family transposase has product MTLSSRLAALSEECSTLATERDAAIAQRDAAIQENDKLLMILSRYKRTIFGPRSETLDIGQLSLFTIRAQAVRAAANDDVTGGRLPDGAEGRGKRPARRNRGKLPEHLPRIDVVIDIESHICPCCGEQLHKIGETVKEAFDVIPMQYRVKRIMRPRYGCRGCRQGVLQAPAPAQAIDGGMVTEALLAHVAVMKYGYQLPLYRQEQMFAAQGITLDRQTLASWMGRVAWWLKPLHALLRRAVMSYPRLFADETPLPVLDPGRGRTKVCQFWAIATDDRPWGGPAPPAVVYVFAEDRKAIRARQLFGDYDGILQVDGYAGYKGLIKNGGRLVQLAFCFAHARRKFWDVHIATKSPIAAEALRRIAMFYAIEDRIRGLPATQRAAVRQSDTRPLIEDFKPWLEARLLEVSKKSGLGKAIRYTLNHWDGLTRFIDDGRIEIDSNTVERSIKPIGLGKKNYLFAGSEGGAETWATLASLINSAKLHDIDPRHYLTDVLERIVSGRTKINQLNTLLPWNWKAERDGSEPKLAA; this is encoded by the coding sequence ATGACGCTATCGTCACGGCTTGCGGCGTTGTCGGAGGAATGCAGCACGCTGGCGACCGAGCGTGATGCAGCGATCGCCCAACGCGACGCTGCGATCCAGGAGAACGACAAGCTCCTGATGATCCTGTCCCGGTACAAGCGCACGATCTTCGGTCCGCGCTCCGAGACACTGGATATCGGACAGCTGTCTCTCTTCACCATCAGGGCACAGGCGGTTCGTGCCGCCGCCAACGACGACGTGACCGGAGGCAGGCTGCCTGACGGAGCGGAGGGCCGTGGAAAGCGACCGGCGCGACGCAACCGGGGGAAGCTTCCGGAGCATTTGCCGCGCATCGATGTCGTGATCGATATCGAGAGCCACATCTGCCCTTGCTGCGGCGAGCAGCTGCACAAGATCGGGGAGACCGTCAAGGAAGCCTTCGACGTCATTCCGATGCAGTACCGGGTCAAGCGCATCATGCGTCCACGGTACGGCTGCCGGGGATGCCGCCAGGGTGTTCTGCAGGCACCCGCGCCGGCCCAGGCGATCGACGGTGGAATGGTGACGGAAGCCTTGCTGGCCCACGTCGCGGTGATGAAATACGGCTACCAGCTGCCGCTGTATCGCCAGGAACAGATGTTTGCCGCCCAAGGCATCACGCTCGACCGGCAAACGCTGGCCTCGTGGATGGGCCGCGTCGCCTGGTGGCTGAAGCCGCTTCACGCGCTGTTGCGCCGCGCAGTGATGTCCTACCCGCGGCTGTTTGCCGACGAGACGCCGCTGCCAGTTCTCGATCCCGGCCGTGGCAGAACCAAAGTCTGCCAGTTCTGGGCGATCGCCACCGACGACCGCCCGTGGGGCGGCCCGGCGCCGCCGGCAGTAGTCTACGTGTTCGCCGAGGATCGCAAGGCAATCCGCGCCAGGCAGCTGTTTGGAGACTACGACGGCATCCTGCAGGTCGACGGCTACGCCGGGTACAAGGGGCTGATTAAAAACGGCGGCCGTCTGGTACAACTGGCGTTCTGCTTCGCGCATGCGCGGCGGAAGTTCTGGGACGTCCACATCGCGACGAAATCGCCGATTGCCGCGGAAGCGCTGCGGCGGATCGCGATGTTCTACGCCATTGAGGATCGCATTCGCGGTTTGCCGGCGACGCAGCGAGCTGCGGTGCGACAATCCGACACCAGACCGCTGATCGAGGACTTCAAGCCCTGGCTCGAGGCGCGACTGCTGGAAGTCTCGAAGAAATCCGGCCTTGGCAAGGCGATCCGCTACACCCTCAACCATTGGGATGGCCTGACGCGATTCATCGATGATGGGCGCATCGAGATCGACAGCAATACGGTCGAACGCAGCATCAAGCCGATCGGGCTGGGAAAGAAAAACTATCTGTTCGCAGGCAGTGAGGGCGGCGCCGAAACCTGGGCCACTCTCGCATCACTCATCAACTCCGCAAAGCTTCACGACATCGACCCACGGCACTATCTTACTGATGTTCTCGAGCGCATCGTCTCCGGACGTACCAAGATCAATCAGCTGAACACGCTGCTGCCGTGGAATTGGAAAGCCGAGCGCGATGGTTCGGAGCCAAAGCTCGCCGCTTGA
- the tnpB gene encoding IS66 family insertion sequence element accessory protein TnpB (TnpB, as the term is used for proteins encoded by IS66 family insertion elements, is considered an accessory protein, since TnpC, encoded by a neighboring gene, is a DDE family transposase.): protein MIGLRAGVSIWIATQPVDFRRGMDSLAMLVSEAFGADPFDGGLYVFRSKRRDRVKILTWDGSGLVLYYKRIEGQFTWPPIKEGVMSLSHAQLSVLLDGSDWKRVPMRVVDQPMRAG from the coding sequence ATGATCGGGCTTCGAGCTGGGGTGTCGATCTGGATTGCGACGCAGCCGGTCGATTTCCGCCGCGGCATGGACTCGCTGGCGATGCTGGTGAGCGAGGCCTTTGGAGCCGATCCGTTCGACGGCGGACTTTATGTCTTCCGCTCCAAGCGCCGAGATCGCGTGAAGATCCTGACTTGGGATGGAAGCGGCCTTGTCCTTTACTACAAAAGAATCGAGGGGCAGTTCACCTGGCCGCCGATCAAGGAAGGCGTCATGTCGCTATCTCATGCTCAGCTCTCGGTGCTGCTCGATGGCTCGGACTGGAAGCGTGTGCCGATGCGAGTTGTGGATCAGCCGATGCGAGCTGGTTGA
- a CDS encoding transposase, translating to MSAVARRHDISPSLLFLWRRQATRAQVAERGDRGMPPGFVPVAITGCGRPSEEQAAIEIEVGAIRIRVRGTVDREALCEVLAAVGTVGR from the coding sequence GTGTCCGCAGTGGCGCGGCGACACGACATCAGTCCAAGCCTGTTGTTTCTCTGGCGTCGCCAGGCTACGCGGGCGCAGGTCGCGGAGCGCGGGGACAGAGGCATGCCACCTGGCTTTGTGCCGGTCGCGATCACCGGCTGTGGGCGCCCGAGTGAGGAGCAGGCGGCGATCGAGATCGAGGTCGGTGCGATTCGCATCCGTGTCAGGGGGACAGTCGACCGGGAGGCACTGTGCGAGGTGCTGGCGGCGGTCGGGACGGTTGGTCGATGA
- the dctA gene encoding C4-dicarboxylate transporter DctA, producing MTTMATAAPARASQTWYKILYVQVLIAIVIGAIVGWQWPSVATNDWVKALGDGFIKLIKMVIAPIIFCTVASGIAHIQDAKKVGRVGVKALVYFEIVSSFALVLGLVMGNLVQVGRGIAVKPDAAAVANFVKQAEASKTVDFFLNIIPDTVVGALARGDVLQVLLFAILFGFSLMALGERGARLRGMIDDVARAVFGVIAIIMKAAPIGAFGAMAFTIGKFGPAVLGNLIGLIALFYATAAIFVVVVLGLIARLVGFSIFKFIAYIKDELLIVLGTSSSESALPQLMEKLERLGCSKPVVGLVVPTGYSFNLDGTNIYMTLATLFIAQALGVDLTLGQQLTILLVAMLASKGASGVTGAGFITLAATLSVVNPTLVPGMAIVFSIDKFMSEVRALTNITGNGIAAVFVSWWEGELKHGTLHARLNQPADSTSIDVRSTRR from the coding sequence ATGACCACTATGGCAACTGCGGCGCCTGCGCGCGCGTCACAAACCTGGTATAAAATTCTCTACGTCCAAGTGTTGATCGCTATCGTGATTGGCGCCATCGTCGGATGGCAGTGGCCATCGGTCGCGACCAACGACTGGGTCAAGGCGCTCGGTGACGGCTTCATCAAGCTGATCAAGATGGTGATCGCGCCGATCATCTTCTGCACCGTTGCATCCGGCATCGCGCATATTCAGGACGCAAAGAAAGTTGGGCGCGTCGGCGTCAAGGCGCTGGTATACTTCGAAATCGTCTCCAGCTTTGCCTTGGTGTTGGGCCTTGTCATGGGCAATCTGGTTCAAGTCGGCCGTGGCATTGCCGTCAAACCCGACGCTGCGGCAGTCGCCAATTTCGTCAAGCAGGCGGAAGCCTCGAAAACCGTCGATTTCTTTCTCAATATCATTCCCGATACCGTGGTCGGCGCCCTGGCTCGCGGCGATGTTCTGCAGGTGCTCCTGTTCGCGATCCTGTTTGGCTTTTCGCTGATGGCGCTGGGAGAGCGTGGAGCGCGGCTGCGCGGCATGATTGACGACGTTGCGCGCGCGGTGTTCGGCGTGATCGCTATCATCATGAAAGCGGCTCCGATCGGCGCGTTCGGCGCAATGGCCTTCACGATCGGCAAGTTCGGGCCGGCGGTGCTCGGCAATCTGATCGGTCTGATCGCGCTATTTTATGCGACGGCCGCGATATTTGTAGTGGTCGTTCTCGGCCTAATCGCGCGCCTTGTCGGCTTTTCGATCTTCAAGTTCATTGCCTATATCAAGGATGAGCTTCTAATCGTGCTCGGCACATCGTCTTCGGAAAGCGCGCTGCCGCAATTGATGGAGAAGCTCGAGCGGCTGGGCTGCTCCAAGCCCGTGGTCGGCCTCGTGGTGCCAACCGGCTACTCCTTCAACCTCGACGGCACCAACATCTATATGACGCTTGCGACCTTGTTCATTGCCCAGGCGCTCGGGGTCGATCTCACTCTTGGCCAGCAGCTCACGATCTTGCTCGTGGCAATGCTGGCCTCGAAGGGGGCAAGCGGCGTCACCGGCGCGGGCTTCATCACGCTCGCTGCTACGTTGTCGGTGGTCAACCCAACGCTAGTGCCGGGCATGGCAATCGTGTTCTCGATCGACAAGTTCATGAGCGAGGTACGCGCCCTTACCAATATCACCGGCAACGGCATCGCAGCTGTGTTCGTCTCCTGGTGGGAAGGCGAACTCAAGCACGGGACGCTGCACGCCCGCCTCAACCAGCCCGCCGATTCCACCAGCATCGACGTTAGAAGCACAAGGAGGTAG
- a CDS encoding PAS domain S-box protein: MHNQISNFKRSATQFAFGSITLAVVTLASFYLQTHFAAMALVYLLVILLFSLIGSSVASYALSVLAIAALAYCFAPPAFSLRIDDPQALPVVVAFLTVSIVGTHLIGRVRQEREAAHEAAAQLRRGAADLKDREKRWHAIFEHNPAMYFMLDEAGTVLNVNSFGATQLGYARDELIGQSVLGIFLEEDRAFVHKCVRTCLENIGQSRTWDVQKIRKDGSVLWVRENAKAMLWADDQPIVLIACEDVTERKRTELALQRSEAHLAQAQELSHTGSFGWNVATGEVFWSKENFRIFQLDPQTAPGPELVVERTHPDDKASVQEIIDRAMRDPRDFEHEYRLLLPDGSVKHIHARVRATRTATGDIEFVGAATDITAARQVEQQLRRSEAYLAEAQRLSHTGSWSWDLYSLDFVYRSAEVDRLFGFEPQETVSIETIRSRVHPDDLPRLQEVQRQAIEGKEERFEYDFRILLADGGIRRIHSVAHVVVGSDGNVRELIGTHMDVTEQYAARERLENTLAALRESEQRFRDYAETASDWLWETGPDHQVTHLSEHTSAAGILATGLIGLPRWDIACDVEEEPEKWRQHRATLEAHLPFRDLVYRTVNRMRSPIYVRTSGKPFFDLNGNFLGYRGVSTDITALIRGDQTEQELRKAQAELAHVTRVTTLGELTTSIAHEINQPLAAIISNADACLGWMGRQTPDLSAARCSVEWIIEDAIRASEVIRRIRALAKKGEIEMVPLDINDVVKDVIALVARELVNHRVTLKTKLTEALPAILGDRIQLQQVIINLVMNGIEAMDAVTDRTRELVIQSSEDGTGYVQVTVTDCGVGIAEDDTDRVLDPFFTTKSSGLGMGLSICRSIVEAHAGRLSVVRKQGPGASFRFDLPLHKELVP; this comes from the coding sequence ATGCATAATCAGATCAGCAATTTCAAACGTTCGGCCACGCAGTTTGCCTTCGGCAGCATAACGCTGGCGGTGGTGACGCTAGCTTCCTTTTACCTTCAAACGCATTTCGCCGCGATGGCGCTCGTCTATCTGCTGGTGATATTGCTGTTTTCGTTGATCGGCAGCTCTGTCGCTTCATACGCGCTTTCCGTCTTAGCCATCGCTGCTTTGGCCTACTGCTTTGCGCCGCCGGCGTTCAGTCTACGGATTGACGACCCCCAAGCTCTTCCGGTGGTCGTCGCATTTCTTACGGTCTCGATCGTTGGAACACACCTGATCGGAAGAGTCCGCCAGGAAAGAGAGGCTGCGCATGAGGCTGCGGCCCAGCTGCGGCGCGGCGCGGCCGATTTGAAGGATCGCGAAAAACGGTGGCACGCGATCTTTGAGCACAACCCGGCCATGTACTTCATGCTCGATGAAGCCGGTACGGTCCTCAACGTCAATAGCTTCGGCGCAACACAACTCGGGTATGCTCGCGACGAACTGATCGGCCAATCCGTGCTGGGAATCTTTCTCGAGGAAGATCGCGCGTTCGTTCACAAATGCGTTCGCACCTGCCTTGAAAATATCGGCCAATCGCGCACCTGGGATGTCCAGAAAATCAGGAAAGACGGCTCGGTACTGTGGGTACGTGAAAACGCTAAAGCCATGCTCTGGGCCGATGACCAGCCCATTGTCCTAATAGCGTGCGAAGATGTCACGGAGCGAAAGCGAACCGAACTTGCCCTGCAGCGGAGCGAAGCCCATTTGGCTCAGGCGCAGGAGTTGAGCCACACAGGCAGCTTCGGCTGGAACGTTGCTACCGGCGAGGTCTTTTGGTCAAAGGAGAACTTTCGAATTTTCCAATTGGACCCGCAGACGGCTCCTGGGCCGGAACTGGTTGTCGAGCGTACCCATCCAGACGATAAAGCTTCGGTCCAAGAGATCATCGATCGAGCGATGCGAGACCCAAGGGACTTCGAGCACGAATACCGGTTGCTGCTGCCGGACGGCTCGGTGAAGCACATCCACGCGAGGGTGCGAGCAACAAGAACTGCCACCGGTGACATCGAGTTTGTCGGCGCAGCGACGGATATCACGGCAGCAAGGCAAGTAGAACAGCAGCTACGCCGTAGCGAAGCCTATTTGGCCGAGGCCCAGCGTCTCAGTCACACGGGCAGCTGGTCCTGGGACCTCTACAGTCTCGACTTTGTGTATCGCTCCGCTGAGGTCGACCGTCTATTTGGCTTTGAACCGCAAGAGACTGTATCGATCGAGACCATTCGGTCGCGCGTTCATCCAGATGACCTGCCGCGGCTTCAGGAAGTGCAGCGCCAGGCTATCGAAGGCAAGGAAGAGCGCTTCGAGTATGATTTTCGAATCCTTCTAGCAGATGGCGGGATAAGACGCATACACTCCGTCGCGCATGTGGTGGTCGGCAGCGATGGCAATGTGCGCGAACTGATCGGAACACACATGGATGTCACCGAGCAATACGCCGCTAGGGAACGCTTGGAAAACACACTTGCCGCGCTGCGCGAAAGCGAGCAGCGCTTTCGCGATTACGCCGAAACAGCTTCCGACTGGCTCTGGGAGACGGGACCAGATCATCAGGTCACCCACTTATCCGAGCACACCAGCGCTGCGGGAATATTGGCGACGGGATTGATAGGCCTGCCTCGCTGGGACATCGCGTGCGACGTCGAGGAAGAACCTGAGAAGTGGCGGCAACATCGGGCGACGCTGGAGGCGCATCTTCCGTTTCGGGATCTGGTCTACCGCACTGTCAATCGTATGAGATCTCCGATCTACGTCCGGACGAGCGGCAAGCCTTTTTTTGATTTAAACGGCAATTTCCTCGGCTACCGCGGCGTCAGCACCGACATCACCGCTTTGATTCGCGGAGATCAAACCGAACAAGAGCTCCGAAAGGCGCAGGCGGAGCTTGCGCATGTGACGCGTGTGACGACGCTAGGAGAGCTGACAACCTCCATCGCCCACGAAATCAACCAGCCACTCGCCGCGATTATCAGCAACGCCGACGCGTGCCTCGGTTGGATGGGCCGCCAGACACCTGACCTTTCCGCCGCTCGCTGTTCGGTTGAGTGGATAATCGAAGACGCAATCCGGGCAAGCGAGGTGATCCGTCGGATTCGCGCACTTGCGAAGAAAGGCGAGATCGAGATGGTACCGCTCGATATCAATGATGTCGTTAAGGATGTTATTGCTCTGGTGGCACGTGAGCTGGTTAACCACCGAGTGACGCTAAAGACCAAGTTGACGGAAGCGCTGCCCGCAATCCTCGGTGATCGGATTCAGCTGCAACAGGTGATTATCAATCTGGTGATGAATGGGATCGAAGCCATGGACGCAGTTACGGACCGGACGCGCGAACTGGTGATTCAGTCGTCGGAGGACGGCACGGGATATGTGCAGGTTACCGTGACGGATTGCGGCGTCGGGATCGCGGAAGATGATACCGACCGAGTATTAGACCCCTTCTTCACGACAAAGTCGAGTGGCCTTGGCATGGGCCTTTCGATCTGCCGCTCGATTGTGGAAGCTCATGCAGGGCGCCTCTCAGTCGTTCGCAAGCAGGGGCCGGGAGCGAGCTTTCGGTTTGACCTGCCGTTGCACAAGGAGCTCGTGCCGTGA
- a CDS encoding response regulator transcription factor: protein MSERPSPPREGSKAEASANATVFVVEDDVSMRRSLTNLFQSVGLDVVAFGSAREMPQSGLPDVVSCLVLDIRLPGLSGLEFQADLARLNIHIPIIFITAHGDIPMSVRAMKGGAVDFLTKPFRDQELLDAVVAATERDRKRRKAEQTVAELQALFNTLSPREQAVMKLVATGLMNKQIAAELGLAEITVKIYRGHVMKKMRARSLADLIRMTETLSIRANRPEQT, encoded by the coding sequence GTGAGCGAACGCCCTTCCCCCCCGCGCGAAGGCAGCAAAGCTGAAGCGTCGGCAAATGCGACAGTCTTCGTTGTCGAAGATGACGTCTCGATGCGTCGGTCGCTAACGAACCTTTTTCAATCGGTCGGCCTGGACGTCGTTGCATTCGGATCGGCCCGCGAAATGCCACAGAGCGGGCTTCCCGATGTTGTTAGCTGCCTGGTTCTTGATATCCGGCTGCCAGGTCTGAGTGGACTTGAGTTCCAGGCTGACCTGGCGCGGTTGAACATTCATATTCCGATCATCTTCATCACCGCCCATGGCGACATTCCCATGAGCGTCAGGGCCATGAAAGGCGGAGCCGTCGATTTTCTCACCAAACCGTTTCGCGATCAGGAGCTGCTTGACGCCGTGGTCGCCGCGACCGAACGTGATCGCAAAAGACGGAAGGCTGAGCAGACCGTCGCGGAACTGCAGGCTCTATTTAACACCTTAAGCCCGCGCGAGCAGGCGGTGATGAAGCTGGTCGCTACCGGCCTGATGAACAAGCAGATAGCCGCCGAGCTGGGGCTCGCCGAGATTACGGTCAAGATCTACCGTGGACACGTAATGAAAAAGATGCGCGCCCGGTCGCTCGCGGATTTGATCAGAATGACTGAGACGCTGAGCATCCGCGCAAATCGGCCCGAACAAACCTAA
- a CDS encoding response regulator transcription factor has product MCTPLISVVDDDASVRAATENLLKSRGYIVQTFASAEDFLRSPRLNETSCVISDLQMPVMSGLDLLAEMRARGHGVPFIFITAFPNDRVSTSALDAGAIGFLAKPFAGHTLIECLDAALQENRDGGHT; this is encoded by the coding sequence TTGTGCACGCCTTTAATATCTGTCGTTGACGACGACGCGTCGGTCCGCGCGGCGACAGAGAACCTTCTGAAATCGCGTGGCTACATCGTCCAAACGTTTGCGTCGGCCGAGGACTTCTTGAGGTCACCGCGATTGAACGAAACCTCCTGCGTAATTTCGGATCTGCAGATGCCGGTTATGAGCGGCTTGGACCTGTTGGCAGAAATGCGGGCGAGGGGTCACGGTGTGCCGTTCATTTTCATTACTGCGTTCCCGAACGACCGCGTGAGCACCTCAGCCCTGGACGCGGGAGCGATTGGCTTTCTGGCCAAGCCCTTCGCCGGGCATACGCTGATCGAGTGCCTCGATGCTGCACTGCAGGAGAATCGCGACGGGGGGCACACCTAA